A region of Hoplias malabaricus isolate fHopMal1 chromosome 12, fHopMal1.hap1, whole genome shotgun sequence DNA encodes the following proteins:
- the rab20 gene encoding ras-related protein Rab-20 isoform X2, whose product MPEPQKMKKPDVKVVILGDMNVGKTSLLHRYTERKFKDTISTVGGAFFLKQWGPYNISIWDTAGREQFHGLGSMYCRGAAAVILIYDVTNWQSYVELENRFLSLTDTANDDCIFAIVGNKADLTDLQAHITDTEPGQEAESEADAAPVNLPPCPSSHLLHKQVNRQDAMALYGRVLHYKGLEEKACLPAEKMCFETSAKTGFNVDVLFETVFDMLLPSILKKRSDGESSTVDLEAPRTHKKNKAGCCS is encoded by the exons ATGCCAGAACCTCAGAAGATGAAGAAGCCAGATGTTAAAGTGGTGATTCTGGGAGACATGAATGTGGGTAAAACATCTCTTCTtcacagatacacagagaggAAATTTAAGGACACAATCAGCACGGTCGGAGGGGCGTTCTTTTTAAAACAGTGGGGACCTTACAACATTTCCATATGGGACACAGCAG GTCGGGAGCAGTTCCATGGCCTCGGCTCTATGTACTGTCGTGGAGCCGCTGCGGTCATCCTTATCTATGATGTCACAAACTGGCAAAGCTACGTGGAGCTGGAGAACCGCTTTCTTTCATTAACGGACACCGCCAACGATGACTGTATATTTGCTATAGTGGGCAACAAAGCTGACCTCACTGACCTTCAGGCCCACATTACAGACACAGAACCTGGACAGGAGGCTGAGTCTGAAGCTGACGCTGCACCTGTAAACCTACCTCCCTGTCCTTCTTCTCACCTGCTGCACAAACAGGTGAACAGACAGGACGCTATGGCCCTGTATGGACGTGTTCTACATTACAAAGGCCTGGAGGAGAAGGCCTGTCTGCCTGCTGAGAAAATGTGCTTCGAGACTAGCGCCAAAACAGGATTCAACGTGGATGTGTTGTTTGAGACAGTGTTTGACATGTTGCTGCCCTCCATTCTGAAGAAAAGGAGTGATGGGGAGAGCTCCACTGTGGACTTGGAAGCCCCTAGGACTCACAAAAAGAATAAAGCTGGATGCTGTAGCTAG
- the rab20 gene encoding ras-related protein Rab-20 isoform X1, producing the protein MPEPQKMKKPDVKVVILGDMNVGKTSLLHRYTERKFKDTISTVGGAFFLKQWGPYNISIWDTAGRTQPGREQFHGLGSMYCRGAAAVILIYDVTNWQSYVELENRFLSLTDTANDDCIFAIVGNKADLTDLQAHITDTEPGQEAESEADAAPVNLPPCPSSHLLHKQVNRQDAMALYGRVLHYKGLEEKACLPAEKMCFETSAKTGFNVDVLFETVFDMLLPSILKKRSDGESSTVDLEAPRTHKKNKAGCCS; encoded by the exons ATGCCAGAACCTCAGAAGATGAAGAAGCCAGATGTTAAAGTGGTGATTCTGGGAGACATGAATGTGGGTAAAACATCTCTTCTtcacagatacacagagaggAAATTTAAGGACACAATCAGCACGGTCGGAGGGGCGTTCTTTTTAAAACAGTGGGGACCTTACAACATTTCCATATGGGACACAGCAGGTAGGACACAACCAG GTCGGGAGCAGTTCCATGGCCTCGGCTCTATGTACTGTCGTGGAGCCGCTGCGGTCATCCTTATCTATGATGTCACAAACTGGCAAAGCTACGTGGAGCTGGAGAACCGCTTTCTTTCATTAACGGACACCGCCAACGATGACTGTATATTTGCTATAGTGGGCAACAAAGCTGACCTCACTGACCTTCAGGCCCACATTACAGACACAGAACCTGGACAGGAGGCTGAGTCTGAAGCTGACGCTGCACCTGTAAACCTACCTCCCTGTCCTTCTTCTCACCTGCTGCACAAACAGGTGAACAGACAGGACGCTATGGCCCTGTATGGACGTGTTCTACATTACAAAGGCCTGGAGGAGAAGGCCTGTCTGCCTGCTGAGAAAATGTGCTTCGAGACTAGCGCCAAAACAGGATTCAACGTGGATGTGTTGTTTGAGACAGTGTTTGACATGTTGCTGCCCTCCATTCTGAAGAAAAGGAGTGATGGGGAGAGCTCCACTGTGGACTTGGAAGCCCCTAGGACTCACAAAAAGAATAAAGCTGGATGCTGTAGCTAG